The Azospirillum brasilense genome window below encodes:
- a CDS encoding aldo/keto reductase, giving the protein MNYRKLGRSGVKVSPLCLGAMMFGGPTDEPTAVRIIAHAAEAGINFIDTADVYNEGRSEEIVGRAVRSDRERWVVATKLGNPTGPGPNQRGLSRRRLNVACDASLRRLGTDWIDLYYLHREDPDTPLEETVAALGDLIRSGKIRAFGVSNFRSWRIAEICRLCDRLGIDRPVACQPYYNALNRMPEVEILPACGHYGLGVVPYSPLARGVLTGKYLPGDEPSADTRAGRKDRRMMNTEWRPESLEIAQEIKSHAESRGITPGQFAVAWVLNNRFVTAPIAGPRTEEQWRAYLGALDYAFTAEDEALIDRLVTTGHPSSPGYNDPAYPIEGRPARTTSPPAP; this is encoded by the coding sequence ATGAACTACCGCAAGCTCGGCCGCAGTGGCGTGAAGGTGTCGCCGCTGTGCCTTGGCGCCATGATGTTCGGCGGTCCCACCGACGAGCCGACGGCGGTGCGCATCATCGCCCATGCCGCGGAGGCCGGCATCAACTTCATCGACACCGCCGACGTCTACAACGAAGGCCGGTCGGAGGAAATCGTCGGCCGCGCCGTGCGGAGCGACCGCGAGCGCTGGGTGGTGGCGACCAAGCTCGGCAACCCCACGGGACCCGGCCCGAACCAGCGCGGCCTCTCGCGGCGCCGGCTGAACGTGGCGTGCGACGCGAGCCTTCGGCGCCTGGGCACGGATTGGATTGACCTTTACTACCTGCACCGCGAGGACCCCGACACGCCGCTGGAGGAGACGGTCGCTGCGCTGGGCGACCTGATCCGCAGCGGCAAGATCCGCGCGTTCGGCGTGTCGAACTTCCGGTCCTGGCGCATCGCCGAGATCTGCCGCCTGTGCGACCGCCTGGGCATTGACCGGCCGGTGGCCTGCCAGCCCTACTACAACGCCCTCAACCGCATGCCCGAGGTCGAGATCCTGCCCGCCTGCGGCCACTACGGCTTGGGCGTCGTCCCTTACAGCCCGCTCGCCCGCGGTGTGCTCACCGGCAAATATCTCCCAGGTGATGAACCGTCCGCGGACACCCGCGCCGGCCGCAAGGACCGGCGGATGATGAACACGGAATGGCGCCCGGAAAGCCTGGAGATCGCCCAGGAGATCAAGAGCCATGCCGAATCGCGCGGGATCACGCCGGGGCAATTCGCCGTCGCCTGGGTGCTCAACAATCGCTTCGTGACCGCTCCGATCGCCGGGCCGCGCACGGAAGAGCAATGGCGCGCCTACCTCGGGGCGCTGGATTACGCCTTCACCGCAGAGGACGAGGCGTTGATCGACCGGCTGGTGACGACTGGACATCCATCGTCTCCAGGCTACAACGACCCTGCCTACCCCATCGAGGGTCGCCCCGCGCGCACCACCTCACCGCCTGCACCATAG
- a CDS encoding glycosyltransferase family 2 protein, which translates to MSIRTCAIIPSHNHHTALGGIVAALRGHGLEVILIDDGSGEPARTAIAALHAPADGVEVLRLEVNRGKGGAVMAGLRHAHERGFTHAVQVDADGQHDLAAVADLLSTAAAHPDALVSGRPVYDHSVPRSRLIARWATHVWIWVETLSLRVKDSMCGFRVYPLAPTMAVLDSERIGTRMDFDPEIVVRLFWRGVPLIHIPVRVVYPEGNTSNFNLLRDNVLLTRMHTRLVLTMLRRLPSVLRNRPPGRGADAHWSTVGERGAWWGMRLVTLVYRLLGRPGCIALLWPVVSYFYATNAAGRRHSLDFLAQANAAKSLPAPSWRDGLRHHMSFAVKALDTFIAWAAPERTGPIAVDGAEALSRLAAEGRGALLIVSHLGNAELSRARLGTRFEKDVNVLLHTRHAVRYNRLIRSVRPDAADHTIQVTDIGPQTAIDLKERVERGEWIAIAGDRTPVEFNGRVSRVPFLGRDAAFSQGPYVLAALMGCPVYLLFCLREGQGHRVTFEPFAERIELPRRGKDDALAALAARYAQRLEHHCLRDPLQWYNFFDFWADPKAGPR; encoded by the coding sequence ATGAGCATCCGGACCTGCGCCATCATCCCCAGCCACAACCACCATACGGCGCTCGGCGGAATCGTCGCGGCGCTGCGGGGGCATGGGCTGGAGGTCATCCTGATCGATGACGGCAGCGGCGAGCCGGCCCGCACCGCCATCGCGGCGCTGCACGCCCCTGCGGACGGGGTCGAGGTCCTGCGGCTGGAGGTGAACCGGGGCAAGGGCGGCGCCGTCATGGCCGGACTTCGGCACGCTCACGAGCGCGGTTTCACCCACGCGGTGCAGGTGGACGCCGACGGGCAGCATGATCTTGCGGCCGTTGCCGACCTCCTGTCCACCGCGGCGGCGCATCCCGACGCGCTGGTCAGCGGCCGGCCGGTCTATGACCACTCCGTCCCCCGCTCGCGGCTGATCGCGCGCTGGGCCACCCATGTGTGGATTTGGGTGGAGACGCTGTCGCTGCGGGTGAAGGACAGCATGTGCGGCTTCCGCGTCTACCCGCTGGCCCCCACCATGGCGGTGCTGGACAGCGAGCGGATCGGCACCCGCATGGACTTCGACCCGGAGATCGTCGTCCGCCTGTTCTGGCGCGGCGTTCCGCTGATCCACATCCCCGTGCGGGTCGTCTATCCCGAGGGAAACACCTCCAACTTCAATCTCCTGCGGGACAATGTGCTGCTGACGCGCATGCACACGCGCCTCGTGCTGACCATGCTGCGGCGCCTGCCCTCGGTGCTGCGCAACCGCCCGCCAGGAAGAGGAGCCGACGCGCACTGGTCGACCGTGGGGGAGCGGGGCGCCTGGTGGGGCATGAGGCTGGTGACGCTGGTCTACCGGCTGCTCGGCCGGCCGGGCTGCATCGCGCTCCTGTGGCCGGTGGTCAGCTACTTCTATGCGACCAACGCAGCGGGGCGGCGGCATTCGCTGGATTTCCTGGCGCAGGCCAACGCGGCGAAAAGCCTTCCCGCCCCTTCCTGGAGGGACGGGCTGCGTCATCACATGAGCTTCGCCGTCAAGGCGCTCGACACCTTCATCGCCTGGGCCGCCCCGGAGCGCACCGGCCCCATCGCCGTTGACGGGGCGGAGGCGCTGAGCCGTCTCGCCGCGGAGGGGCGGGGGGCGCTGCTGATCGTTTCGCACCTGGGCAACGCGGAGTTGTCGCGGGCCCGCCTGGGGACCCGGTTCGAGAAGGACGTCAACGTGCTGCTGCACACGCGGCACGCCGTTCGCTACAACAGGTTGATCCGCTCCGTCCGTCCCGACGCCGCGGACCACACCATACAGGTCACCGACATCGGCCCGCAGACCGCCATCGATCTCAAGGAGAGGGTGGAGCGCGGCGAGTGGATCGCCATCGCCGGGGACCGCACGCCGGTGGAGTTCAACGGCCGGGTCAGCCGGGTTCCGTTCCTCGGCCGGGACGCCGCCTTCTCGCAGGGACCCTACGTGCTGGCGGCGTTGATGGGCTGCCCGGTCTACCTCCTGTTCTGCCTGCGCGAGGGACAGGGCCACCGCGTCACCTTCGAGCCCTTTGCCGAGCGCATCGAATTGCCGCGGCGCGGGAAGGACGACGCGCTGGCCGCGCTCGCCGCACGCTACGCGCAGCGGCTGGAACACCATTGCTTGCGCGACCCACTGCAATGGTACAACTTCTTCGACTTCTGGGCCGACCCGAAGGCCGGACCGCGGTGA